A window of the Pongo abelii isolate AG06213 chromosome 10, NHGRI_mPonAbe1-v2.0_pri, whole genome shotgun sequence genome harbors these coding sequences:
- the RERGL gene encoding ras-related and estrogen-regulated growth inhibitor-like protein isoform X2, whose translation MNDVKLAVLGGEGTGKSALTVRFLTKRFIGEYASNFESIYKKHLCLERKQLNLEIYDPCSQTQKAKFSLTSELHWADGFVIVYDISNRSSFAFAKALIYRIREPQTSHCKRAVESAVFLVGNKRDLCHVREVGWEEGQKLALDNRCQFCELSAAEQSLEVEMMFIRIIKDILINFKLKEKRRPSGSKSMAKLINNVFGKRRKSV comes from the exons ATGAATGATGTGAAGCTTGCTGTCTTGGGTGGTGAAGGAACAGGCAAATCTG CCCTTACAGTGAGGTTTCTTACTAAGCGATTCATTGGAGAATATGCTTCTAATTTTG aatctatcTATAAGAAGCACTTGTGTTTGGAAAGGAAACAACTAAATCTAGAAATATATGACCCTTGTTCTCAA ACACAGAAAGCAAAATTCTCCCTCACAAGTGAGCTTCACTGGGCAGATGGGTTTGTTATTGTGTATGACATCAGTAATAGGTCTTCATTTGCTTTTGCAAAAGCACTGATCTACAGAATCCGGGAGCCACAAACTAGTCATTGTAAAAG AGCTGTGGAATCAGCAGTGTTTTTGGTTGGCAACAAACGAGATCTTTGTCATGTGCGAGAGGTTGGCTGGGAAGAAGGGCAAAAGCTGGCACTGGATAACCGATGCCAATTTTGTGAACTGTCTGCAGCAGAGCAGTCTCTGGAGGTGGAAATGATGTTTATCAGAATTATCAAGGACATCCTGATAAACTTCAAACTCAAAGAAAAGAGACGTCCCAGTGGATCTAAATCAATGGCCAAATTGATCAATAATGTatttggaaagagaaggaagtcTGTTTAG
- the RERGL gene encoding ras-related and estrogen-regulated growth inhibitor-like protein isoform X1, whose amino-acid sequence MSNFLHLKYSEKSVSVTKALTVRFLTKRFIGEYASNFESIYKKHLCLERKQLNLEIYDPCSQTQKAKFSLTSELHWADGFVIVYDISNRSSFAFAKALIYRIREPQTSHCKRAVESAVFLVGNKRDLCHVREVGWEEGQKLALDNRCQFCELSAAEQSLEVEMMFIRIIKDILINFKLKEKRRPSGSKSMAKLINNVFGKRRKSV is encoded by the exons atgTCAAACTTCTTGCATCTCAAATATAGTGAGAAATCTGTTTCTGTTACAAAAG CCCTTACAGTGAGGTTTCTTACTAAGCGATTCATTGGAGAATATGCTTCTAATTTTG aatctatcTATAAGAAGCACTTGTGTTTGGAAAGGAAACAACTAAATCTAGAAATATATGACCCTTGTTCTCAA ACACAGAAAGCAAAATTCTCCCTCACAAGTGAGCTTCACTGGGCAGATGGGTTTGTTATTGTGTATGACATCAGTAATAGGTCTTCATTTGCTTTTGCAAAAGCACTGATCTACAGAATCCGGGAGCCACAAACTAGTCATTGTAAAAG AGCTGTGGAATCAGCAGTGTTTTTGGTTGGCAACAAACGAGATCTTTGTCATGTGCGAGAGGTTGGCTGGGAAGAAGGGCAAAAGCTGGCACTGGATAACCGATGCCAATTTTGTGAACTGTCTGCAGCAGAGCAGTCTCTGGAGGTGGAAATGATGTTTATCAGAATTATCAAGGACATCCTGATAAACTTCAAACTCAAAGAAAAGAGACGTCCCAGTGGATCTAAATCAATGGCCAAATTGATCAATAATGTatttggaaagagaaggaagtcTGTTTAG